The Tripterygium wilfordii isolate XIE 37 chromosome 17, ASM1340144v1, whole genome shotgun sequence genome has a window encoding:
- the LOC119982599 gene encoding uncharacterized protein LOC119982599 yields the protein MSSMAQSVLMALTVTVNQFASSNLHAVQRREAKRPNPASVAASNTESGRRGVILSSVAAVLPVTDSRTQLLEKYLKKSQENKAKNDKERMDNYYKRNYKDYFEFVEGSLQGKDEQQLTESEKGILDWLKNNR from the exons ATGAGTTCAATGGCTCAAAGTGTATTGATGGCACTCACTGTTACTGTGAACCAATTTGCTTCCTCAAATCTGCATGCAGTACAAAGAAGAGAGGCTAAACGACCAAATCCAGCTTCAGTGGCAGCGTCAAATACTGAGTCAGGAAGAAGAGGAGTCATCTTATCTTCTGTTGCAGCTGTTCTTCCAGTCACTGACTCCAGGACTCAGCTACTTGAAA AGTATCTCAAGAAATCCCAAGAAAACAAGGCCAAAAATGACAAGGAg AGAATGGACAACTATTACAAGCGCAATTACAAGGATTACTTTGAATTTGTAGAAGGTTCTTTACAAGGGAAGGATGAACAGCAACTAACAGAATCAGAGAAGGGTATTCTTGATTGGCTTAAGAACAACAGATAA
- the LOC119982597 gene encoding uncharacterized protein LOC119982597 codes for MNVLASECSSGCESGWTLYLEHSSLSPNTKFVDAKSGFCIDDDDEQRGMRNKCVEEEEAEEDEEEDLSMVSDASSGPPHVNEDKGFNYNVVDDNGCFYNSFKAPTLFSNGGKKRHKMKERRRIDHQETPSSNYNLDDTASSPAFNFSKSNFGVTSNNQASMESVLDYSQGFSATHFEGRSAYQDHQFNLTHPSWSGNQLHNNQWF; via the exons atgaATGTGTTGGCCTCGGAATGCAGTAGTGGTTGTGAGTCTGGTTGGACTCTCTACTTGGAACACTCTTCTCTTTCTCCAAATACTAAATTTGTTGATGCCAAGAGTGGGTTTtgtattgatgatgatgatgaacaaaGAGGCATGAGGAACAAGtgtgtagaagaagaagaagcagaggaggatgaggaggaggacTTGTCTATGGTCTCTGATGCATCTTCTGGCCCCCCTCATGTTAATGAAGATAAAGGTTTTAATTACAATGTTGTTGATGATAATGGGTGCTTCTATAATTCATTTAAAGCTCCTACATTGTTCAGTAATGGTGGGAAAAAGAGGCACAAAATGAAGGAACGACGACGTATTGATCATCAAGAGACCCCTTCTTCTAATTATAATCTTGATGATACTGCTAGCTCTCCTGCATTCAACTTCTCCAag AGCAATTTTGGTGTCACCAGCAACAATCAAGCTTCAATGGAGAGTGTCTTGGATTACTCACAAGGCTTTTCAGCTACTCATTTTGAG GGGAGATCTGCATACCAAGACCACCAGTTTAATCTCACACATCCTTCTTGGTCTGGAAACCAACTTCACAATAACCA GTGGTTTTGA